One stretch of Methanobrevibacter oralis DNA includes these proteins:
- the cbiQ gene encoding cobalt ECF transporter T component CbiQ: protein MKFDMDYIAHHNALSELNPYFKLFFTVIFLIFTLAMDNLIVDICVFTFMSILILFIAKINYKSYLKFLSIPMLFVVLTCIFLVFFFGKGEVIYETGIFGIVVTTDSLHYGVYTFFRVIGCLPCLGFLALTTPIAKILHCLASLKVPKIFIEIALLMYNTIFIFLNELDTMQKAQQTRLGYHTTKSTFESLGALGSTIFLRSLDKSETLQNSLDSRGYTGELPVYKPVKRED from the coding sequence ATGAAATTTGATATGGATTATATTGCACATCATAATGCTTTAAGTGAATTAAATCCATATTTTAAGTTGTTTTTTACAGTAATATTTCTTATTTTTACCTTAGCAATGGATAATTTAATTGTTGATATTTGTGTATTTACTTTTATGTCAATTTTAATATTATTTATAGCAAAAATTAATTATAAATCATATTTAAAGTTTCTTTCTATTCCAATGCTTTTTGTTGTATTAACTTGTATATTTTTGGTATTTTTCTTTGGTAAAGGTGAAGTAATCTATGAAACAGGAATTTTTGGTATTGTAGTTACAACTGATTCTCTACATTATGGAGTATATACTTTCTTTAGAGTAATTGGATGTTTGCCATGTTTAGGATTTCTAGCTTTAACTACACCAATAGCTAAAATATTGCATTGTTTAGCTTCTCTAAAAGTTCCAAAAATATTTATTGAAATTGCACTTTTAATGTATAATACAATATTTATATTTTTAAATGAGCTTGATACAATGCAAAAAGCACAGCAAACAAGATTAGGATATCATACAACAAAATCAACATTTGAATCTTTAGGAGCACTTGGAAGTACAATATTTTTAAGATCTCTTGATAAAAGTGAAACATTACAAAATTCTCTTGATTCAAGAGGATATACAGGCGAACTTCCAGTTTATAAACCAGTTAAAAGAGAGGATTAA